From the genome of Reyranella humidisoli:
TCGGGTGCGCTCACCGTGCCGACCTGGTTCAGCGGCATGCGCTGGCCGTAGGCCTCGACCATCACCGGGTCGAGCAGGTTGACCGAAGCGCGGCCGGTCCGCAGGCCGCCGAATTCCTTCTTCAGCGCGTCCATCGCGCCATGCATGCGCTTCTCGAGCTCGTTGAGATCGGCAGACATGATCAGGCCTCGTCCTTGATGATCGTGAAGGTGCCCTCGCCGCGCATCGTCTCGGCGAAGGCGCCAGGCTTGTGGATGTCGAAGACAATGATGGGGATGCGGTTCTCGCGCGCAAGCGAGATCGCCGAAGCGTCCATCACCTGCAGGTCGCGCGACAGCACTTCCATGTAGCTGAGCGTATCATAGCGTTTGGCGTTCTTGTCCTTGCGCGGGTCGGCCGAATAGACGCCGTCGACCTGCGTGCCCTTGAGCAGCGCGTTGACGCCCATCTCCGCCGCGCGCAGGGCCGCCGCGGTATCGGTGGTGAAGAACGGATTGCCGGTGCCCGCCGCGAAGATCACGACCCGCCCCTTTTCCATGTGCCGGGCCGCGCGGCGGCGGATGTAGGGCTCGCAGACCGTGGTCATCGGGATGGCCGACTGCACGCGGGTCTGCAGACCCACACGCTCCAGTGCGCTTTGCATCGCGAGTGAATTGATGACCGTGGCCAGCATGCCCATGTAGTCGCCGCTGGCGCGGTCCATGCCGGAGGCCGCCGCGGAGACGCCGCGGAAGATGTTGCCGCCCCCGATCACCAGACAGATCTGCACACCCATGGCATGCACGGTCTTCACTTCCTGTGCGACCATCGCAACCATGTCGGGATCGAGGCCATATTCCCGATTCCCCATCAGCCCCTCGCCAGAGAGCTTGAGAAGGACACGGCGGTATTGGGGACCCGACGGCATCAGATGTGCCTCTGACTACGTTTGTCTTGGGCGCGCGGACAACATGTCCGCGCGCCTGTGAACTTCAATACTACTTCTTGTTGGCTTGGGCAGCCACTTCAGCTGCGAAATCCTCAGTCTTCTTCTCGATGCCCTCACCCAGCGCGAAGCGCAGGAAGCCCACGAGCCGGACTGGCGCGCCGGCCGTCTTGGCGGCATCCTCGACGACCTTCGAGACCTTGGTCTTGCCGTCCATCACGAAGGCCTGTTCGAGCAGGACGACTTCCTGGTGGAACTTGCGCAGACCGCCCTCGACCATCTTGGCGACGATCTCGGGAGTCTTGCCCTGCTGGCCGGCCTTCTCGGCCAGCACCGCGCGCTCGCGCTCGATGGCGGCGGCATCCAGCTCGGCAACCGTCAGCGACTGCGGGTTGGTCGCGGCGACATGCATGGCGAGCTGCTTGGCGAGCCCGGCGAGCGCTGCCTTGTCGCCCGTCGACTCGAGCGCCACCAGCACGCCGATCTTGCCGAGGTCCGGCGCGACCGCGTTGTGCGTGTAGGCGACCACCACGCCGTCCGACACCGACAGCGAGGCGGCGCGGCGCAGCCCCATGTTCTCGCCGATCGTGGCGATCAGGTTGGTGAGCTCGCCCTGGACGTCGCGGTCCGTGCCCGGGAACGGAGCGGCAGCGACCTTGGCAAGGTCCCCACCGTTCTCGAGCGCGAGCTTGGTCGCCGCGGCGACGAACTTCTGGAACTGGTCGTTGCGGCCGACGAAGTCGGTCTCGGCATTGACCTCGACGACGGCACCGCGCGTGCCGCTCGACGCGACGCCGACGAGGCCCTCGGCCGCGATGCGGCCGGCCTTCTTGGAAGCCGCCGACAGTCCCTTGGTGCGCAGCCAGTCGACCGCCTTTTCGACGTCGCCGGCGGTCTCGCCCAGCGCCTTCTTGCAATCCATCATGCCCGCGCCGGTCTTCTCGCGCAGTTCCTTGACGAGCGATGCAGTGATCTCAGCCATGTCTTGCTCCGTTTGGTACAACAAGGGCCGGTCTTCCGACCGGCCCCGTCTATTTCTCTTCGATGAGGGGCCGAATTACTCGGCCGGGGCGGCCTCGGCAGCCTGGCCCTCGACCGCCGGGATTTCATCGGCCGGCTGCTCGGCCAGTTCGCCGACGTCACCGCCGGTGGCGGCGATCTCGGCACGGATGCCGTCGAGCACCGAGCCCGCGAGCAGGTCGCAATAGAGCGACACGGCGCGGATCGCGTCGTCGTTGCCCGGAATCGGGAAATCGATGCCGTCCGGATCGGAGTTGCTGTCGACCACCGCAACGATCGGAATGCCGCGCTTGCGGGCTTCCAGGACGGCGATCGACTCCTTGTTGGTGTCGATGATGAACAGCATGTCGGGCGTCCCGCCCATTTCCTTGATGCCGCCCAGCGAGCGCTCGAGCTTCTCGCGCTCGCGCGTCAGGTCGAGCTGTTCCTTCTTGGTGAGGCCGACGACGTCGCCCTTCAGGCGCTCGTCGAGCTCGCGCAGGCGCTTGATGGACGCCGAGATGGTGTTCCAGTTCGTGATCATGCCGCCCAGCCAGCGGTGGTTCACGTAGTACTGGCCGCAGCGCTTGGCGGCGTCGGCGACGCGTTCGGCAGCCGCCGGCTTGGTGCCGACGAACAGCACGCGGCCGCCGCTCGCGACGACGTCGCGAACCTGCTTCAGCGCCTGCTCCAGCAGCGGCACGGTCTTCGTGAGATCGATGATATGGACCCCGTTGCGCACCCCGAACAGGTACGGCTTCATCTTGGGGTTCCAGCGGCGCGTGTGATGGCCGAAGTGAACGCCGGCTTCCAGCAGCTGGCGCATCGTGAATGTCGGCATGGTCATGCCGTTCTCCTTTTCCGGTTGAACCTCCGCGGGCGTCGTTCCCGGAATGGGAACACCGGAGCGAGCGCCGGGATGTCTCCCCGTCGACCGCAAACCCGCGTGCGAAGTGGCGCGTTTCTAGTGGTTTGGGCTCGAAATTGCAAGCGCCAATGAAATCAAGGCCTTAGGCGATCAGTTTGGCGATTTCCTGCGCCAGTTTGAGGAGCGAGAGCGGTGCGCTCCCCTCGGCCTTGTTGTTGGCCGTGATCCAGACCTTGCGGCCGCCCTTGTAAGCTGCGGCGGCCATCCGGGCCAGGATCAGGCGCGTTTCCCCATCCTCGTCGACCAGCCTGTCGAACGGCTCGTAGCGCTGCTTGGCGGCCTGGTAGAGGAAACCCCGGTGCAGGTTCCAGCGGACCACCAGAGGGCCCGGCTCCCCGCCGTCCAGGGCCTTGAGGGCCGCTTCCTGTCGCTCGACCTCGGGCATCCGGTCATGCAGCCCGACGCAGTAGCGCACTCCCGCCCGGCCCAGCATGCGCATCAGGCGCGGGGTGAGCAGCTCGGGATTGCGCAGCTCCAGCGCATAAAGCGGTGCCCGACCGCCCAATTCGGTTGGCAGCGCGGCAAAGAAGGCCTCCAGCCGCTCGATCAGCAGCGAGGAATCCTCGACCAGACTGCGTGGCAGCGGCGACACCTGAAAGACCAGGGGGCCGGCCTTGGCCTTGAGCCCCTCCAGGCAGGGCACCACGAACTCGCGGGTGGCGACGGCGGCATCGAGGAAGTGCGAATTGGCGACTTTCCCCCGCCCCTCCTCGTCACGCATCACGGCATCGCAGACGATGGCCGGTGCCTTGACCACGAAGCTGAAGTGCTCCGGCACCTGACTGGCGTACCGGACATAGTCGGCGGTCGAGATCGGCGCGTAGAAAGTCCGGTCGAGGCTGACCGTCCGCAGCAGCGGGATTTCAGCATAGGCCGCCAACCCCTTGCGGCTCAGCGTCACCTGCGGGTGGACGCCGTCGTAGACGAGGCCGCGCCATCCCGGAAAGAACCACGACGAGGTGCCGAGCCGGATGTCGACCGGAAGTAGCGGCGCCTCGAGCAGTGGCGAGTCCCGGGCGGGCCGGACATCGCCGGCCCCGGGCACCCGGCGCTTGGGCGGCGCTGCGGCCTCGGTTTCGAAGAGGCCGGGCTGACGGCTCAAATTTCCTCGACCTGCGAGACGCCCGGCAGGCTGCCGATCGTGTCGCGCAGGCCGCCGGCGATCGAATAGGTGCCTGGCAAGGTGACCTCGGCATCGGTCTCCTCGTTCATCGGCACGACGAGCGTCACCCGCCCTCGCCCGCGCTTTCCTTCGAGCGCCTTGCGCAGCGCTTCGAGCGCCATGGGATCGGTGATCACGATACGCAGCCCGGCCGCCGAGTTCGCGACCGCATCTTCCAGTTTCTCGACCGACTGCGCCGTGAGCTTGACCTGCTCGCCGTCGAGCCGGCCGTCGACCGAGATCAGGATCGCCTGACCTGCTTCGAGGAGATTGCGCTTGGAACTCAGAAGCTCGCTGAACATGACGCACTCGAAGGCGCCGGACTGATCGGAGCATTGCAGGAAGGCGAATCGGTTGCCTTTGGCGGAGGTGCGCTCCATGCGGTCGATGACGGTGCCGGCGAGCTTGATGCGGCCGGGCGTACCGCGCGCCAGCAATGCCGGTAGATCGGCCGCGCGGCAGACGCCCAGCCTCTGCAGGCTTTTTTCATATGACGCCAGCGGATGCGACGAGAGATAGAAGCCGATGGCGGAGAACTCGTTCTGCAGCCGCTCCATCGGCGCCCAGTCCGGCACCTTGGGCAATTGCGGGCGGCGCTGGGCGGTGTCGTCGCCGAACAGGTTGTTCTGGTCGCTGCCGCGCGACTCATGCGTCGCCTGAGAATGGCGGGTCAGCGCCTCGACGGCCGCGAAGGTCTGGGCGCGGTTCTTGTTCAACGTATCGAAGCCACCGGCCTTCACCAGGCTTTCGAGCAGCCGCTTGTTGATCACGCGCTGGTCGAGCCGCTCGGCGAAGTCGAACAGATCCTTGAAAGGGCCCTTTTCCCGACGCTCCTCGGCAAGACGGCTCATCGCCTCACGGCCGACGCCCTTGATGGCGGCCAGCGCATATCGGATCGCCTTCTTGCCGTCCTCCGTCTTCTCGACCGTGAAATCCGCCGCCGACTTGTTCACGTCCGGAGGCAGAAGCTCGACGCCGAGCTTGTCGAGGTCGCGCCGGTAGCCGTTCAGCTTCTCGACGTTGCCCATGTCGAGGGTCATCGTCGCGGCGAAGAACTCGACCGGATGGTTCGCTTTGAGATAGGCGGTCTGGTAGCAGACCAGCGCATAGGCGGCGGCATGGCTCTTGTTGAAGCCGTAGCCCGCGAACTTGTCGACCTGGTCGAAGATAGAGGAGGCCCTGTCCTTCTCGACGCCGTTCTTCTGCGCGCCCTCGACGAAGCTCGCCCGCTGCGCGTCCATCTCGGCCTGGATCTTCTTGCCCATGGCGCGGCGCAGCAGGTCCGCGCCACCCAGCGTGTAGCCGCTGAGTACCTGCGCGATCTGCATGACCTGCTCCTGGTAGATCATGATGCCGTAGGTCTCCTTCAGGATTCCTTCCAGCAGCGGATGCAGGTAGTCCGGCTCCTCCTCGCCATGCTTGCGCTTGATGTAGCTCGGGATGTTCTCCATCGGGCCCGGCCGATAGAGCGCCACGACGGCGATGATGTCCTCGAAGCGGTCGGGCTTCAGGCGGCGCAGCACGTCGCGCATGCCGTTGCCTTCCAGCTGGAACACGCCCGACCCGTCGCCGCGGCAGAGCAGCTCGAAGGTCTTGCGGTTGTCGAGAGGCAGCCTGGGAATGTCGATCTGGTCGCGCCCGATCAGGTCCCAGGCCTTCTCGATGACGGTCAGCGTCTTTAGGCCGAGGAAGTCGAACTTCACGAGGCCGGCCGTCTCGACCCATTTCATGTTGAATTGGGTGGCCGGCAGGGAATCCTGGTTGTCTGTATCGCGGAACAGCGGCACCAGCTGGTCGAGCGGCCGGTCGCCGATCACCACGCCGGCGGCATGGGTCGAGGCGTTGCGGAACAGGCCCTCGAGCTGCAGCGCGAGATCGATCAGGCGCTTGATCTCCTCGTCGGCAGTGTACTGTTCCTTCACCAGCTCCTCGGTCTCCAGCGCCTTCGCCAACGTCACCGGGTTGGCTGGATTGTTGGGCACCAGCTTGCAGATCCTGTCGACCTGCCCGTAGGGCATGCCCAGCACGCGGCCCACATCGCGCAGCACCGCGCGGGCCTGCAGCTTGCCGAAGGTGATGATCGCGGCGACGCGGTCGTGGCCGTACTCGTCGCGCACGTAGCGGATCACGCGGTCGCGCTTGTCCTGGCAGAAGTCGATGTCGAAGTCGGGCATCGACACGCGTTCGGGATTCAGGAAGCGTTCGAACAGCAGGCCCCAGCGCAGCGGATCGAGGTCGGTGATCTTGAGCGACCAGGCGACCAGCGAGCCCGCGCCCGAGCCGCGGCCGGGACCGACCGGGACGCCGTTGTCCTTGGCCCACTGGATGAAGTCGGCAACGATCAGGAAGTAGCCGGCGAAGCCCATCCGCTCGATCATGTCGAGCTCGTAGGTCAGCCGGTCCGAATACTTCTCGAAGCTGATCCCGTCGGCGAGGCGGCCGAGCTTCTGAAGTTCATCGAGGCCGGTCTTGGCGAGATCGCGCAGCGCCTCGCCCTCGGTGCGGCCCTCGAGCTTCGTGTAGCGTGGCAGGATCGGCTTGCGCGGCGCCGGCATGTAGGCGCAGCGCTGGGCGATCACCAGCGTGTTGTCGCAGGCCTCGGGAATGTCGGCGAACAGGGCGCGCATCTCGGCGGCCGACTTGAAATAATGCTCGGGCGTCAGCCTGCGCCGATTGGGATCGTCGATATGCGCGCCCTGCTCGATGCAGAGCAGCACGTCGTGCGCCTCGTACATCGACTTCTTGGGGAAGTGCACGTCGTTGGTCGCGACCAGCGGCAGGTTGCGCTCGTAGGCGAGCTCGATGAGCGGCCCCTCGATCCGGCGCTCCGTGTCCTCGCCGTGCCGCTGCAGTTCGAGGTACAGCCTGCCGTCGAACAGGCGCTGCAGCCGGTCGAGCATGTGCGCCGCCGCCGGCGTCTGGCCGGACGCCAGAAGCCGACCGACGGTGCTGCCCGCGCTCCCGGTCAGTACGATCAGCCCTGCGGTCGAGCCTTCCAGCTCGGACATCGGCAGAGCAGCCACCGATCCCATCTTGAACTCGAGATGGGCACGGCTCACCAGCCGCATCAGGTTGACGTAGCCTTCCTCGCTCTGGACCAGCAGGGTCAGCCAGTCGACGGTCGGCAGCTTATTCGCCGTCGCGACGCCGCCCTCCTCCTCGCGCCGCAGGCCGAGATCGCAGCCGACGATGGGCTGGACGCCGCCCTTGGAGGCGTATTGCGAGAACTCCAGTGCGCCGAAGAGGTTGTTGCGGTCGGTGACGGCGACCGCCGGCATCGCCTCGCCCTTGGCGAGCGAGACGATCTTGTCGACCTTGTTCGCCCCCTCGGTGAGCGAGTAGGCGGAACGAACCTTGAGATGGATGAAATCAGCGATGGCCACGGGCCATCATCGCGCCGCGGCCTGTGGACTGTCAGGCATCGAGCACGCCATCCTTGAGATGCACGGTGCGGTCCATGCGGGCCGCCAGCTCCGGATTGTGGGTCGCCACGAGGGCCGCCATGCCGGTTTCCCGGACCAGCGCCAGCAATTGCTGGAAGACCGCCTCGGCGGTCGCGGAATCGAGGTTGCCGGTCGGCTCGTCGGCCAGCAGCACGCGCGGGGCGTTCGCCACCGCGCGGGCGATCGCCACGCGCTGCTGCTCGCCGCCCGACAGACGCCCGGGCCGATGGTCGAGCCGGTCGCCCAGCCGCACCAGCCCGAGAAGCTCCGTGGCGCGTTTGCGGGCCGCCGCGCGAGAGACGCCGTTCAGCATCTGCGGCAGCATCACGTTCTCGACCGCCGAGAACTCAGGCAGCAAGTGATGGTACTGGTAGACGAAGCCCAGGTACTGGCGGCGCAGCCTGGTTCGGTCCCTGTCGGCCATCCGGACCGTCGCCTTCCCGTCGACCACGACCTCGCCTTCGTCGGGCCGTTCGAGCAGGCCCGCGATGTGCAGCAGGGTCGACTTGCCGCTGCCCGACTGGCCGACCATGGCCACGATCTCGCCGGGATGCAGGTCGACCGAGACGCCGCGCAGCACGTCGAGCCGGCGGTCGCCCTGGACGAAGGTGCGACGAATGCCCTGCAGCGAGAGCGGCTTGGTCGGTTCACTCATGTCGCAATCCTTCGACCGGTTCGACTCGGGTGGCCCGCCATGCCGGATAGGCTGCCGCGACGAGCGAGAGCATGATCGCGACCGCAATGATGAAAGCCACCTCGGTCGGATCCACGCGCACAGGCATGGAGGCAATGAAGTCGACTTCCGCCCCGGCGGTGCCGGAGCCGCCCGTGACGCTGGCCAGCGCCCGGCCGATCGCCGGCATGTTGGCGCACAGCAGCAGCCCCAGCGCCGCGCCGATGGCCGTGCCGACCACGCCGACGGCGGCGGCGGCCATGAAGAAGGCGCGCACGATGGTGCCCGGCCCCGCGCCCATCGTCCTCAGGATAGCGATGCTGCCGCGCTTCACCCGCACCAGCATTGTGAAGCTCGCGACCACGTTCATGGCAGCGACCACGACGATCAGCGTCAGGATGATGAACATCATCACGCGCTCGACCTGCAGGGCGCCGACGAATCGGGCGTTCAGGCCGAGCCAGTGCGATACGCGCAGATCCTCGCGACCGAGCGCCTGGCGTAGTTCCTGCGCGGTGCGCGGCGCTGCCGCCGGGTCCTTGAGGAACAGGTCGATCGAACTCACGGTCTCCTTGCCGTATTCGAGATCCTCCTGCAGCGCCGCCAGCGGGATGAACACGAGGCTGCTGTCGAACTCGTAGCGGCGAGTCATGAAGCTCGCGAGGATGTCGTAGTCGGTATAACGCGGCGCGATCGTGCCGCTCTGGTTGAGCTGATGCGTCACGACGGTCAGCGGCTCGCCGACCCGGACCTGCATCTGCTGCCGCAGCCGCTCGCCGATCACGAGGCCCGGTTTGGGCCCGAACTCGGCCAGATCGCCGAAGATGATGTTCTTCGAAACGATGTCGCGATTCAGCAGGTCCTCGCGCCGAACGCCGCGAAGCTGGGCGCCGCGGGTCTGGCCGTGCCCCGTCACGAGCGCCTGGCGCTCCAGGGTGAGCCGCACCGCCTCGACGCCCGGAACCTCCTTCATCCTTGCCAGCAGATCGGGCGTCGCCTGCAGGAGGCCGCCGCGGGCCGCGATCACGACATGGCCGTTCATGCCGATGATCCGGCCCAGAAGCTGCTCGCGAAAGCCACCCATCACCGAGAGAACGGCGATGAGGGTCCCGACGCCCAGCGCCACGCCGATCAGCGAGAACATCGCGATGAACGACACGAAACCCTCGCGCTGGCGCGTGGCGAGATAGCGCCAGGCCAGCCAGCGTTCGACGGCGGGCGCGCGATCACTCACGGCGGAGCCCTTCCACCGGATCGAGGCGCGCCGCCCGCAACGCGGGATAGAGCGAGGCCAGCAGCGCGAAAACCAGCGCCATGAACGCGATCCACGCGACCTCGCTCCATTCGATCCGCGAGGGCAGCTCGGCCAGCAAATAGAGAGTCTGGTCGAACAGAACGATGTCGAAGGTCCGCTGCAGCCACTGGCGGATCGCCTCGATGTTGCGGGCAAAGCTCAGCCCCAGCACGACGCCCAGGATGGTGCCGGCGCCTCCGATCGCCAGGCCGTCCAGCAGGAAGATCCGCATGATGGCGGCACGGCTCGCCCCCATGGTGCGCAGGATGGCGATATCCGCTGTCTTGGTGCGGACCAGCATGACCAGGCTCGAGACGATGTTGAAGGCCGCGACGAGGACGATCATCGTCAGGACCAGGAAGATCATGTTGGTCTGAGCCACGACGGCCGAGAAGAAACCGGCATTGGCCTGAAACCAGTCGAAGACCCAGCCCTCCGTCCCCACCGCCTGCATGAGCAGCCTGCGCGTCGCGTCCGTCGAGGCCCTGTCGGAGACGAAAACCTCGATGCCGGTGACGTTGGGCCCGAGGTTCAGCATGTGCTGCGCGTCCTGCAGCGGCGCGTAGACGAAGTTCGAATCGTAGTCGTACATGCCGGTGCAGAAGATCGCCCCGACCTTGACCGCGGCGGAACGCGGCATCACGCCGAGCGGCGTCGCGACGGAGACCGGCGACACGAGCTGGATCCTGTCTCCGACCTTGACGTTCATGAGGTCGGCGAGGCGCCGGCCGACGACCACCGTGAAATCGTCGCCGAAGCCCTTGAGGGTTCCCCAGTCGATGGGTTTGTCGTCGTCGGCCTTGCAAAGGGCGCGGTAGCGCTCGCGGGTTTCCGGCGTTCCCTCGATCGCCGAGGCCAGAGGCGCGCGGTTGCGGATATCGTCCGGCCGCATGCCGCGCAGAACGACCCCGCGCACGCGATCGCCGGCGACGGCCATGAGGTTGCCTTCGGCCGTCGGGGTCGCCGATTCAACGCCCGGCACGGCCGCCATGCGCTTCAGGAGATCGGGTGTCGGCTCCAGGGCACCGCGATTTGACTGGACGCCCAGCTGGCCGCTGATGCTCGACATCTGGGCCAGCATCTCGACGCGAAAGCCGTTCATCACCGACATGACGACGATCAGCGTACCGACGCCCAGCGTGATGCCGATCAGCGAGAAGCCGGCGATCACCGAGATGAAGCCTTCTTCGCGGCGCGCGCGGAGGTAACGAAAGGCGATCAGGCGCTCAACGGCGAAAGCCATGGAAGAGCCCTGCTCCCGGTCAGCTGAACCGCGCGAGGACCTGCTCGGGCGCCACTTCCTCGCGGACGCCGGTCTTGCGGTTCTTCACCTCGACCTTGCCGGCCGCCAGCCCCTTGGGGCCGACGATGACCTGCCAGGGAATGCCGATCAGGTCCATGTCGGCGAACTTGCCGCCGGGCCGGATGTCGCGATCGTCGTGCAGCACGTCCACGCCCTTGGCCGTGAGCGCATCGTAGAGCTTCTGGCAGGCGCCGCCGACGGCGCCGTCATCCGGCTTCAGGTTGACGATCGCCACCTTGAACGGCGCGATCTCGTCCGGCCAGACGATGCCGGCATCGTCATGGCTCGCCTCGATGATGCCGCCGACCAGGCGCGAGACGCCGATGCCGTAGGAGCCCATCTCGACCGTGATCTGCTCACCGCCGGGGCCGGCGACCACGGCGTTCATCGGCTTGGAATATTTGGTGCCGAAATAGAAGATGTGGCCGACTTCGATGCCGCGCGCCGCCAGCCGCTCGCCCTCGGGCAGCGCCTCGAAGGCTTTCGCGTCGTGCATCTCGTCGGTCGCCGCATAGAGCGACGTCCACTCGTTCACGATGCCCTGCAGGTCCGCCGAATAATCGATCGTACGGCTCAGGATGTCCTTGTCGACCAGCCCCTTGTGGCAGAACACGGCGCTTTCGCCAGTCTCGGCCAGGATGATGAACTCGTGGCTGAGGTCGCCGCCGATCGGGCCGGTGTCGGCGCGCATCGGGATCGCCTTCAGGCCCATGCGGGCGAAGGTGCGCAGGTAGGCCACGAACATCCGGTTGTAGGAGTGGATGGCGCCGGCCTTGTCGATGTCGAAGGAATAGTTGTCCTTCATCAGGAACTCGCGGCCGCGCATCACACCGAAGCGCGGCCGGACCTCATCCCGGAACTTCCACTGGATATGATAGAGGTTCTTCGGCAGGTCGCGGTAGCTCTTCACGCCATCGCGGAAGAGCACCGTGATCATCTCCTCGTTGGTCGGTCCGTAGAGCATCTCGCGGTCGTGCCGGTCCTTGATGCGCAGCATCTCGGGCCCGTAGGCATCGTAGCGGCCGCTCTCGCGCCACAGGTCGGCCGACTGGATGGTCGGCATCAGCACTTCCTGGGCGCCCGCCGCATCCTGCTCCTCGCGCACGACGCGCTCGATGTTGCGCAGCACGCGCAGGCCGAGCGGCAGCCAGGCATAGATGCCGGCGCTGGTCTGGCGAACGAGGCCGGCGCGGAGCATCAGCCGATGCGAAACGATCTGCGCTTCCGACGGAGTCTCCTTCATCGTCGGCAGAAAGTACTGGCTCATGCGCATGCGGAATCGGTCCTCGGTCCGGCTATCGGGGTGGCGGCGGACTGTAGGGAACAGGTCGAACAAAGGCAAACCGGCGCCGGTTCGACTGGCTTTTC
Proteins encoded in this window:
- the proS gene encoding proline--tRNA ligase, with translation MRMSQYFLPTMKETPSEAQIVSHRLMLRAGLVRQTSAGIYAWLPLGLRVLRNIERVVREEQDAAGAQEVLMPTIQSADLWRESGRYDAYGPEMLRIKDRHDREMLYGPTNEEMITVLFRDGVKSYRDLPKNLYHIQWKFRDEVRPRFGVMRGREFLMKDNYSFDIDKAGAIHSYNRMFVAYLRTFARMGLKAIPMRADTGPIGGDLSHEFIILAETGESAVFCHKGLVDKDILSRTIDYSADLQGIVNEWTSLYAATDEMHDAKAFEALPEGERLAARGIEVGHIFYFGTKYSKPMNAVVAGPGGEQITVEMGSYGIGVSRLVGGIIEASHDDAGIVWPDEIAPFKVAIVNLKPDDGAVGGACQKLYDALTAKGVDVLHDDRDIRPGGKFADMDLIGIPWQVIVGPKGLAAGKVEVKNRKTGVREEVAPEQVLARFS